A portion of the Kwoniella newhampshirensis strain CBS 13917 chromosome 1, whole genome shotgun sequence genome contains these proteins:
- a CDS encoding hydroxymethylglutaryl-CoA synthase, which produces MSEFDIPARPSNVGILGLEMYFPKRCISEDALEDFDGVSKGKYTIGLGQKFMAFTDDKEDINSVALTAVSSLLKKYNIDPTSIGRLDVGTETLIDKSKATKTILMNLFAPSGNTDIEGIDSKNACYGSTAALFNVVNWMQSESWDGRNAIVFCGDIAIYKEGSARPVGGMGACAMLIGPNAPLVIEPVHGTYIANTWDFYKPDLSAEYPTVDGPWTIAAYLGALDNAYATYVEKAEKSRARAAKKLSLASVSAAVSDIAASATKFVNGLNGDAANGDAVSGHANGTAAEEGIAKFDYVALHSPYGKLVQKGHARMFYNDYLRNPTSPAFANVPENIQTLDKSKTYTDKVVEKTFIGVAAEHYESAVVPGSDCVARCGNMYTASLYGALASIIANSPEGIEIGKRIGMYAFGSGCAASFFALRVNGSTKEIAEKLQLKERLAAMDVKPCEDYVTALKLREENHNAVKYAPQGSLDDIWPGAYYLDGVDDLYRRTYTQKASA; this is translated from the exons ATGTCAGAATTCGATATCCCAGCTCGACCTTCCAATGTCGGTATTCTTGGTCTCGAGATGTACTTCCcaaagagg TGTATCTCTGAGGATGCTCTCGAGGACTTTGACGGTGTTTCCAAGGGAAAGTACACCATCGGTTTGGGACAGAAATTCATGGCTTTCACCGACGACAA GGAGGACATCAACTCTGTCGCTTTGACTG CTGTTTCTTCCTTGTTGAAAAAGTACAACATCGACCCTACCTCCATCGGTCGTCTTGATGTCGGTACAGAGACCCTCATCGACAAATCCAAAGCCACCAAAACCATCCTCATGAACCTCTTCGCTCCTTCTGGCAACACTGATATCGAAGGTATCGACTCCAAGAACGCCTGTTACGGTTCGACCGCAGCTTTGTTCAACGTCGTCAACTGGATGCAATCAGAAAGCTGGGATGGTAGGAATGCGATTGTCTTCTGTGGTGATATCGCCATTTACAAGGAGGGAAGTGCCAGACCTGTCGGAGGAATGGGTGCTTGTGCCATGTTGATCGGTCCCAACGCTCCTTTGGTCATTGAGC CTGTCCACGGCACCTACATTGCCAACACCTGGGACTTCTACAAGCCTGACCTCTCCGCCGAATAC CCTACCGTTGACGGACCCTGGACCATCGCTGCGTACCTCGGTGCCCTTGACAACGCTTACGCTACTTACGTCGAGAAGGCCGAGAAGTCTCGTGCCCGAGCTGCCAAGAAGCTCTCTCTTGCTTCCGTCTCCGCTGCTGTCTCCGACATCGCTGCTTCTGCCACAAAATTCGTCAACGGTCTCAACGGTGATGCGGCTAACGGTGATGCTGTCAGCGGTCATGCCAATGGTACCGCTGCTGAGGAAGGCATCGCTAAGTTCGACTACGTCGCTCTGCACAG CCCTTACGGCAAACTCGTGCAGAAGGGCCACGCTCGTATGTTCTACAAC GACTACCTCCGAAACCCCACATCCCCTGCTTTCGCCAATGTCCCCGAGAATATCCAAACCCTGGACAAGTCTAAGACTTACACGGACAAGgtcgtcgagaagactTTCATTGGCGTCGCTGCTGAGCACTACGAGTCTGCCGTTGTTCCCGGTTCCGATTGTGTCGCTCGATGCGGCAACATGTACACTGCATCTTTGTACGGCGCTTTGGCTTCAATTATCGCCAACTCCCCCGAGGGTATCGAGATCGGCAAGAGAATCGGAATGTACGCTTTCGGTTCCGGTTGTGCTgcttctttcttcgctttgaGGGTGAACGGTTCCACCAAAGAGATTGCCGAGAAGTTACAATTAAAGGAGAGATTGGCTGCTATGGATGTCAAGCCTTGTGAGGACTACGTGACTGCGCTCAAG CTTCGAGAGGAGAACCACAACGCCGTCAAGTACGCTCCTCAGGGATCATTGGATGACATCTGGCCCGGTGCCTACTACCTTGATGGTGTGGATGACCTCTACAGACGAACCTACACCCAAAAGGCTTCTGCTTAA